A region of Rhizorhabdus wittichii RW1 DNA encodes the following proteins:
- a CDS encoding protein of unknown function DUF1345 (PFAM: protein of unknown function DUF1345), translating to MAAPLALGHRLAPPRFLAFMALGIIGFLVAFRSMGWTRAAMIGFDIGAVVFLLSCLPLLGRAPDAMRESAERNDANRVTLLAITGTVCSVILVAIAEELSARSTASPSIVGLIIGTLLVAWLFSNMIYALHYAHLFYSRGEHGKDAGGLGFPSEDEPDYWDFIYFAFTLGMTFQTSDVEIGGRAIRRVVILHCFAAFVFNIGVLAFTINVLGGG from the coding sequence ATGGCAGCCCCGCTCGCTCTCGGCCATCGCCTCGCGCCGCCGCGCTTCCTCGCCTTCATGGCGCTCGGCATCATCGGCTTCCTCGTCGCCTTCCGCTCGATGGGCTGGACGCGCGCGGCGATGATCGGCTTCGACATCGGCGCGGTCGTCTTCCTGCTGTCCTGCCTCCCGCTGCTCGGGCGCGCGCCCGACGCGATGCGCGAATCCGCCGAACGCAACGACGCCAACCGCGTCACCCTGCTCGCGATCACCGGCACGGTGTGCAGCGTGATCCTGGTCGCGATCGCCGAGGAATTGTCGGCGCGCAGCACGGCCAGCCCAAGCATCGTCGGGCTGATCATCGGCACGCTGCTGGTCGCCTGGCTGTTCAGCAACATGATCTATGCGCTCCACTACGCGCATCTCTTCTATAGTCGGGGCGAGCACGGCAAGGACGCTGGCGGGCTCGGCTTCCCGAGCGAGGACGAGCCCGATTATTGGGACTTCATCTATTTCGCCTTCACGCTGGGCATGACCTTCCAGACCTCCGACGTCGAGATCGGCGGGCGGGCGATCCGGCGCGTGGTGATCCTCCACTGCTTCGCCGCCTTCGTCTTCAACATCGGCGTGCTCGCCTTCACGATCAACGTGCTCGGCGGCGGGTAA